From a region of the Arachis ipaensis cultivar K30076 chromosome B09, Araip1.1, whole genome shotgun sequence genome:
- the LOC107615872 gene encoding protein argonaute 5-like produces MAHQQDIEGWPLGLLQPLNNARVTELARSGNMSAVSRLNRGLAANEDDLRKADAVAKELKAVGGLVDLSADLDKLQGRWRLIYSSAFSSRTLGGSQSGPPTGRLLPITLGQACKIVEGQRYTKRLNEKQITALLKVTCQRPRDRKNDILRTVQHNSYNKDPYAKEFGLKISEKLASVEARILPAPWLKYHESGKEKNCLPQVGQWNMMNKAYESLIKAFSEV; encoded by the exons ATGGCTCATCAACAG GATATTGAGGGGTGGCCATTGGGGTTATTGCAACCACTGAATAATGCAAGGGTTACTGAGTTGGCCAGAAGTGGTAACATG AGTGCTGTTTCTAGGCTGAATAGAGGTCTTGCTGCAAATGAGGATGATCTGAGAAAGGCGGATGCTGTGGCTAAGGAACTCAAAGCTGTCGGAGGACTAGTTGATCTCTCGGCTGACCTCGATAAATTGCAAGGAAGATGGAGACTGATATATAGCAGTGCATTCTCATCTCGTACTCTAGGCGGTAGCCAGTCTGGACCTCCCACCGGAAGACTCCTTCCTATAACTCTTGGACAG GCCTGTAAGATTGTGGAGGGGCAAAGGTATACAAAAAGATTGAATGAGAAGCAAATTACTGCACTGCTCAAAGTTACTTGCCAGAGACCCCGCGATCGCAAAAACGACATCTTACGG ACAGTGCAACATAATTCTTATAATAAAGATCCTTATGCAAAGGAATTTGGTCTTAAAATCAGTGAAAAGCTAGCTTCTGTTGAAGCACGAATTCTTCCAGCCCCTTGG CTTAAATACCATGAAAGTGGGAAAGAAAAGAACTGTTTACCCCAAGTTGGTCAGTGGAACATGATGAACAAG GCATATGAATCTTTAATAAAAGCTTTCTCTGAAGTCTGA